In the Magnetospira sp. QH-2 genome, one interval contains:
- a CDS encoding SDR family oxidoreductase, producing MSKLFVFGLGYSAGVLAERLGGQGWQVTGTHRGDGEGLRFDRDHPLDEAALAALKEADHLLLSVPPDGAGDPVRDLHGAVIAACARLRWIGYLSTTGVYGDTGGAWVDEQAPLAPTTERSRYRVAAEQAWLELARAHDLPLQIFRLAGIYGPGRSELDRVRAGRAKRIDLPGRRFGRIHAEDIATVLEASMARPNPGRVYNVSDNLPVEPRRVTERACALLGVAPPPLVPFDQAFQTMSPMQRTFWRDDRLISNARLHEELGVTLAYPTYEQGLQAIHETEKDHG from the coding sequence TTGTCCAAGCTGTTTGTATTTGGCCTCGGCTATAGTGCGGGGGTCCTGGCCGAGCGCCTGGGCGGGCAAGGTTGGCAGGTGACCGGGACCCATCGGGGCGATGGCGAGGGGCTGCGGTTCGACCGCGATCATCCCCTAGATGAGGCCGCCTTGGCGGCGTTGAAAGAGGCCGATCACCTTTTGCTGTCGGTGCCGCCCGATGGCGCGGGCGATCCGGTGCGGGATCTGCACGGCGCGGTCATCGCCGCCTGCGCGCGTTTGCGCTGGATCGGATACCTGTCGACCACCGGGGTCTATGGCGATACAGGCGGGGCATGGGTGGATGAACAGGCGCCGCTGGCTCCCACCACCGAGCGATCCCGCTACCGGGTAGCGGCGGAACAGGCTTGGCTGGAGCTGGCCCGAGCCCATGATTTGCCGTTGCAGATCTTCCGGCTGGCCGGAATCTATGGCCCCGGGCGGAGCGAACTGGACCGGGTGCGGGCCGGACGGGCCAAGCGCATCGATCTGCCCGGGCGCCGGTTCGGACGCATCCACGCAGAGGACATCGCGACGGTGCTGGAAGCCTCCATGGCGCGACCGAATCCGGGGCGGGTCTACAATGTCAGCGACAATCTGCCGGTGGAACCGCGCCGGGTGACCGAGCGGGCCTGCGCCCTGTTGGGGGTGGCGCCGCCGCCGCTGGTGCCGTTCGACCAGGCCTTTCAGACCATGAGCCCCATGCAGCGGACCTTCTGGCGGGATGATCGCCTTATATCCAATGCCCGGCTGCATGAAGAGCTGGGGGTGACCCTGGCCTATCCCACCTATGAGCAAGGCTTGCAGGCCATCCATGAGACGGAGAAAGACCATGGCTGA
- a CDS encoding HAD family phosphatase: MAEPIEVILWDCDGVLVDSEPLAARVLAEMLTERGAPHTPEDCYARYTGISMTSVMAKVNADCGIILPEDFEARIRARDDQVFRHELKAIEGVAETVAALPLRHGVASSGSPEKIARSLSLTGLTDLFTPYLYSAAMVENGKPAPDLFLYAARRMNVDPTRCLVIEDSLSGIRAGRAAGMRVFGFCGGGHCDADYGRKLRNTGAQRVFDHMSQLPALMPK; this comes from the coding sequence ATGGCTGAACCCATCGAGGTGATTCTCTGGGACTGCGACGGAGTATTGGTGGATTCCGAACCTCTGGCCGCGAGGGTACTGGCGGAGATGCTCACCGAACGAGGCGCGCCCCATACTCCCGAAGACTGCTATGCCCGCTATACCGGCATCTCCATGACTTCGGTGATGGCAAAGGTCAACGCCGACTGCGGGATCATCCTGCCCGAGGATTTCGAGGCCCGGATCCGCGCCCGCGACGACCAGGTCTTCCGCCATGAACTGAAGGCGATCGAAGGTGTGGCCGAGACCGTGGCGGCCTTGCCGCTGCGCCATGGGGTGGCCTCGTCGGGGTCTCCGGAAAAGATTGCACGGTCCTTGTCTCTCACCGGATTGACCGACTTATTCACGCCCTATCTCTATTCGGCGGCCATGGTGGAAAACGGCAAGCCGGCACCGGATTTGTTTCTGTACGCAGCCCGGCGGATGAACGTGGATCCGACGCGCTGCCTGGTCATCGAAGATAGTCTGTCGGGCATTCGCGCCGGAAGGGCGGCGGGTATGCGGGTCTTTGGATTCTGTGGAGGCGGCCATTGCGATGCCGACTATGGACGGAAGTTGCGCAATACCGGGGCGCAGCGGGTCTTCGACCATATGAGCCAGCTTCCCGCCCTCATGCCCAAATAA
- the cbiB gene encoding adenosylcobinamide-phosphate synthase CbiB: protein MSVPDPLFLLLCAIAVDAYVGGMDFLFRRISHPVVIIGRAIDWMDDKLNRPHRGVNDRRLRGLLTVMVLCGGAWAVGWGISWLSTHYPHGWIVELLLLIVLLAQRELFDRVRAVGVALKTESLEAGRREVAHIVGRDPSLLDGHGVSRAAIESCAENFSDGVVAPVFWYLIFGFPGLLVYKTANTMDSMIGHRTPRHEAFGMAAARLDDLLNVPPARLAGLLITIAALFTPKARPWAAFKTMLRDAGKHRSINAGWPEAAMAGALNLALAGPRRYREMTVEDPWINEAGTAKATPEHVGQAVYLYAVACLLNALIVLAALLFIWA from the coding sequence ATGAGCGTGCCCGATCCCCTCTTTCTGTTGCTTTGCGCCATCGCCGTGGATGCCTATGTGGGCGGCATGGATTTCCTGTTCCGCCGTATTTCCCATCCGGTGGTGATCATCGGGCGAGCCATCGATTGGATGGACGACAAGCTTAACCGGCCCCATCGGGGCGTCAACGACCGGCGCCTGCGCGGCCTGCTCACGGTGATGGTGCTATGCGGCGGGGCCTGGGCGGTGGGTTGGGGCATATCCTGGCTATCGACGCATTACCCCCATGGCTGGATTGTCGAGTTGTTGTTGTTGATCGTGCTGCTGGCGCAACGGGAACTGTTTGACCGGGTCCGGGCCGTCGGTGTTGCGCTGAAGACCGAAAGCCTGGAGGCCGGGCGGCGGGAAGTGGCTCATATCGTCGGTCGCGACCCGTCGCTGCTGGATGGTCACGGCGTATCGCGGGCGGCCATCGAATCCTGTGCCGAGAATTTTTCAGACGGGGTGGTGGCGCCGGTGTTTTGGTACCTGATCTTCGGCTTTCCGGGACTGCTGGTCTACAAGACCGCCAATACCATGGACAGCATGATCGGCCACCGCACGCCGCGTCACGAGGCCTTTGGCATGGCCGCCGCCCGCCTGGACGATTTGCTCAATGTCCCACCCGCCCGGTTGGCCGGGCTGCTGATCACCATCGCCGCCTTGTTCACGCCCAAGGCCCGCCCCTGGGCGGCATTCAAGACCATGCTGCGCGATGCGGGAAAGCATCGGTCGATCAACGCCGGCTGGCCGGAAGCGGCCATGGCTGGAGCCCTGAACCTGGCCCTGGCGGGACCACGCCGCTATCGCGAGATGACGGTGGAGGATCCCTGGATCAATGAGGCCGGCACCGCCAAGGCAACGCCGGAGCATGTGGGCCAGGCGGTTTATCTCTATGCGGTGGCCTGCCTGCTGAACGCGCTCATTGTGTTGGCGGCATTGTTGTTTATTTGGGCATGA
- a CDS encoding sirohydrochlorin chelatase — translation MTNFPPDTAVMICGHGSRDTEAISEFESLAVHLRQRLPNVDIESGFLEFAQPVIREGLEKLRERGAKKIFCLPGMLFAAGHVKNDLPSEVNEFAAMYPDLDVRFGRDLAIDSRMLDAAAERIASACDERIPRAETLLMVVGRGTNDPDANSNVCKVARMLWEGMGFGWCEVSYSGVAFPLVDAGLARAIKLGYRRIVVFPYFLFTGRLVKRIHAWVDEAAAANPSIEFVKAPYLNDHDKVIDTFVSRLTEMEEGGNEMNCQLCKYREQIIGREAEVGKPQAGHHHHVRGIGTDDHDHGHDHGHHHHHDHEH, via the coding sequence ATGACCAACTTCCCCCCCGATACCGCCGTGATGATCTGTGGCCATGGCAGCCGCGACACCGAGGCGATCAGCGAGTTCGAGAGCCTGGCGGTGCATCTGCGCCAACGGCTGCCGAATGTTGATATTGAAAGCGGCTTTCTTGAGTTCGCCCAACCGGTAATCCGCGAGGGGCTGGAAAAACTGCGTGAACGGGGGGCCAAAAAGATCTTCTGCCTACCCGGCATGTTGTTCGCTGCCGGTCATGTGAAGAATGACCTGCCCAGCGAAGTCAATGAATTCGCCGCGATGTATCCGGATCTGGACGTGCGGTTCGGGCGCGACTTGGCCATCGATTCCCGCATGCTTGATGCCGCCGCCGAGCGCATCGCCTCGGCCTGTGACGAGCGGATCCCGCGCGCGGAAACCCTGTTGATGGTGGTCGGGCGCGGCACCAATGATCCCGACGCCAATTCCAATGTCTGCAAGGTCGCCCGCATGCTCTGGGAGGGCATGGGTTTCGGCTGGTGCGAGGTCTCCTATTCCGGGGTTGCCTTTCCCTTGGTCGATGCGGGCCTGGCTCGGGCGATCAAGCTCGGCTATCGACGCATCGTGGTGTTTCCCTATTTTCTGTTCACCGGTCGGCTGGTCAAACGCATCCATGCCTGGGTGGACGAGGCCGCCGCTGCGAATCCCTCTATCGAATTCGTCAAGGCGCCCTATCTCAACGACCATGACAAGGTCATCGATACCTTCGTCTCGCGGTTGACGGAGATGGAAGAGGGCGGCAACGAGATGAACTGCCAGCTGTGCAAGTACCGTGAACAGATCATCGGGCGCGAAGCCGAGGTGGGCAAGCCGCAGGCCGGGCACCATCATCATGTGCGTGGCATCGGTACCGATGATCACGATCATGGGCACGATCACGGGCATCACCATCATCATGATCATGAGCACTAA
- a CDS encoding precorrin-8X methylmutase translates to MGTITGITIIMIMSTKFDYLRDPAAIYAQSFETARAECDLSALPQSLHALALRLVHACGRPELIADLAWGGDPAGAGHRALEAGAPILVDVEMVAHGITRTRLPRDNNVLCRLNDPQVPALAKQRGTTRSAAALDLWGEDLAGAVVAIGNAPTALFRLLEQLNQGAPLPAVILGFPVGFVGAAESKQALIDHAGDIPFVTLKGRAGGSALAAAAVNALAGGVGQ, encoded by the coding sequence ATGGGCACGATCACGGGCATCACCATCATCATGATCATGAGCACTAAGTTCGACTATCTGCGCGATCCGGCGGCCATCTACGCCCAATCCTTCGAGACGGCGCGGGCCGAGTGTGATCTAAGCGCGCTGCCACAAAGCTTGCATGCCCTGGCCTTGCGGCTGGTGCATGCCTGTGGGCGACCGGAGTTGATCGCCGATCTGGCCTGGGGCGGCGATCCCGCGGGAGCCGGGCACCGGGCCTTGGAAGCAGGCGCGCCGATCCTGGTGGATGTGGAAATGGTGGCCCACGGGATCACCCGCACCCGGCTGCCCCGGGACAACAACGTCCTCTGCCGCCTCAATGATCCGCAAGTCCCGGCGTTGGCGAAACAACGGGGCACCACCCGCTCGGCGGCGGCCCTGGATCTATGGGGCGAGGATCTGGCGGGCGCCGTGGTGGCCATCGGCAATGCGCCCACGGCCCTGTTCCGGTTGTTGGAGCAACTCAATCAGGGGGCACCCCTTCCGGCGGTGATCCTGGGCTTCCCGGTGGGCTTTGTCGGGGCCGCCGAATCCAAGCAGGCCTTGATCGATCATGCGGGCGACATTCCCTTTGTCACCCTGAAGGGCCGCGCCGGGGGGTCCGCCCTGGCGGCGGCGGCGGTCAATGCGTTGGCCGGGGGGGTGGGGCAGTGA
- a CDS encoding BrnA antitoxin family protein yields the protein MPLPITAGKPLPSHNSGAGAESDPDEIPELTEDWFAEAHVMEGKKRIRRGRPPAERTKQAISIRVSPEVLDFFKTEGPGWQTRIDDVLRAYVKSH from the coding sequence ATGCCTTTGCCAATCACTGCCGGTAAGCCTCTCCCTTCCCACAATTCCGGGGCTGGAGCAGAGTCCGACCCGGACGAGATTCCCGAACTGACCGAGGACTGGTTTGCCGAAGCACACGTGATGGAGGGCAAAAAGCGGATTCGTCGCGGGCGCCCGCCTGCCGAACGAACCAAACAGGCCATCAGCATCCGTGTATCCCCGGAAGTCCTCGATTTTTTCAAAACCGAGGGCCCCGGATGGCAAACCCGCATTGATGACGTTCTGCGCGCATACGTGAAATCGCACTGA
- a CDS encoding BrnT family toxin, giving the protein MIEFDPAKRLWTLENRGLDFARVDQLFAGRHLTRLDDRGDYGEERFINAGYMDGRLVLVAWTSRGANRRIISMKKANDREKNAFANHCR; this is encoded by the coding sequence ATGATCGAGTTTGATCCGGCCAAGAGGCTTTGGACCCTGGAAAACCGGGGATTGGATTTTGCCAGGGTGGACCAATTGTTTGCCGGACGGCATCTCACCCGTCTTGATGACCGGGGGGACTATGGTGAAGAGCGGTTCATCAATGCTGGGTATATGGATGGACGGTTGGTTCTGGTGGCCTGGACCTCGAGAGGTGCCAATCGACGCATTATTTCCATGAAGAAAGCCAATGACAGAGAGAAAAATGCCTTTGCCAATCACTGCCGGTAA
- the cbiE gene encoding precorrin-6y C5,15-methyltransferase (decarboxylating) subunit CbiE: protein MHVLGLGDDGPDSLSPAARSLIEGADLLVGGARHLAMIERAGKETLSWADGFQETLDRVLTARGRCVVVLASGDPQWYGVGATLARHVPAEEMRVLPVPGAFSLAAARLCWPLADVVTTTIHGRPIEAIRRHLAPGARLLILSQDGASPAALATLLTGDGWGPSDMTVLEHLVGAAERIVEAKAEQWSESVCADLNVIAVTCRPGPTARPLPLTPGLPDDCFEHDGQLTKREVRAVTVSALAPQPGDCLWDLGAGSGSVAIECLRAQPALRAVAVERSAERAARMARNALALGVPELQIMHGEVPDILGRIEQRPDVIFVGGGVGRERLLQQAWAQLASGGRMVANGVTLEAERRLLDFQACHGGDLVRLEISHPKAVGAQMIWESKAPVIQLRAIKA, encoded by the coding sequence TTGCATGTCCTCGGCCTGGGGGACGATGGGCCGGACTCCCTGTCCCCCGCCGCCCGGTCCTTGATCGAGGGCGCGGATCTGCTGGTCGGCGGCGCGCGCCATCTGGCCATGATCGAGAGGGCGGGCAAGGAAACCCTTAGCTGGGCCGACGGGTTCCAGGAGACCCTGGACAGAGTCCTGACGGCTCGGGGCCGGTGCGTGGTGGTGCTGGCCAGCGGCGATCCGCAATGGTACGGCGTCGGCGCCACCCTGGCCCGCCATGTTCCGGCCGAGGAAATGAGGGTGCTGCCGGTGCCCGGGGCGTTCAGCCTGGCCGCCGCGCGGCTTTGCTGGCCTTTGGCCGATGTTGTGACCACAACCATCCACGGGCGGCCCATCGAGGCCATCCGGCGGCATCTGGCCCCCGGCGCGCGGCTATTGATCCTCAGCCAGGATGGCGCGAGCCCGGCGGCCCTGGCGACCTTGCTCACCGGCGATGGCTGGGGTCCCAGTGACATGACGGTTTTGGAGCATCTGGTTGGCGCGGCGGAGCGGATCGTCGAGGCCAAGGCGGAACAATGGAGCGAGTCTGTCTGTGCCGATCTCAATGTCATCGCCGTAACCTGCCGACCCGGCCCCACCGCCCGGCCCCTGCCTCTCACCCCCGGTCTGCCCGATGACTGCTTCGAACATGACGGTCAATTGACCAAGCGCGAGGTGCGCGCGGTCACCGTTTCCGCTTTGGCGCCTCAACCGGGTGACTGTCTATGGGATCTGGGCGCCGGGTCCGGGTCGGTGGCTATTGAATGCCTGCGGGCGCAACCGGCCCTGAGGGCCGTGGCGGTGGAACGCAGCGCCGAGCGGGCGGCGCGCATGGCACGCAATGCTTTGGCCCTGGGTGTGCCGGAACTTCAGATCATGCATGGCGAGGTGCCCGATATCCTGGGCCGCATCGAACAGCGCCCGGATGTTATTTTCGTCGGCGGCGGCGTAGGGCGCGAAAGGTTGTTGCAACAAGCTTGGGCTCAGTTGGCCAGCGGTGGGCGCATGGTGGCCAACGGTGTCACCTTGGAGGCCGAGCGCCGATTGCTGGATTTCCAGGCATGCCACGGCGGCGATTTGGTCCGATTGGAGATCAGCCATCCCAAGGCCGTGGGCGCGCAGATGATCTGGGAATCCAAGGCGCCGGTGATCCAATTGCGGGCGATCAAGGCATGA
- the cobI gene encoding precorrin-2 C(20)-methyltransferase, with protein sequence MRGILYGLGIGPGDPDLITLKALTILQRVPVIAYPAPEEGDSLARSIAARHFPAGSKELPLRLPLRPDADAAPHYDRHAETLADHLSAGRDVALLCVGDPLFYGSFLYVYQRLAGRYPIEAVPGVTSVSACAAAARLPLTSYDETLTVVPATLDEETLADRLAVCDAAAVMKVGRHLDKLRRVLDRLGLTAQAVYVERAGMADQRICPLADLDTPEAPYFSMVLIHRKGGAGR encoded by the coding sequence ATGAGGGGCATCCTGTACGGCCTGGGCATCGGACCGGGGGACCCGGATCTCATTACCCTGAAGGCTCTGACGATCCTCCAGCGGGTGCCGGTGATCGCCTATCCGGCGCCCGAAGAGGGTGACAGTCTGGCCCGGTCCATTGCGGCGAGGCATTTTCCAGCCGGGAGCAAGGAGCTCCCCTTACGCCTGCCTCTGCGCCCCGATGCCGACGCGGCACCCCACTATGATCGCCATGCCGAGACCCTCGCCGACCATCTGAGCGCCGGTCGGGATGTGGCCCTGCTCTGCGTTGGCGATCCGTTGTTCTATGGGTCATTCCTTTATGTTTATCAACGTCTTGCTGGGAGGTACCCCATTGAGGCGGTGCCCGGCGTGACCTCGGTCTCGGCCTGTGCTGCTGCCGCTCGATTGCCCCTGACCTCCTACGACGAAACCCTCACCGTTGTTCCGGCAACCCTCGATGAAGAGACCCTGGCGGATCGACTGGCGGTCTGTGATGCGGCGGCGGTGATGAAGGTGGGGCGCCATTTGGACAAGCTGCGCCGGGTGCTCGATCGACTGGGTCTGACGGCCCAGGCAGTCTATGTGGAGCGGGCGGGCATGGCCGATCAACGGATCTGCCCTCTGGCCGATCTAGACACGCCGGAAGCGCCGTACTTTTCCATGGTTCTCATTCATCGCAAGGGAGGCGCAGGCCGATGA